The Arachis ipaensis cultivar K30076 chromosome B03, Araip1.1, whole genome shotgun sequence region AGATCCGACCGATTTTCACATTTTAACCCaccattttgaattttaaattaaaaaaaaaagaaaattaaaaaaaataaaaagagtctcACCGTCTCCCTCTCTGTCTCCCACTCATCTTCCCTCTGCATCCCTCTCTAAAAAGAAAAAATCCTAACCTCCATCGCTACTCTCTTCTTTAAGCTATCACCGCCGCCGTCCTACTGCCGCCGTCGAATCTGGTCTAGCCGTCGCCCACTACTTTAGCATTGTCTCCGCTCGTCTCAGCCGTCGCGTCGCATCGCATCACATATGCTCGAAGCCGCCATCCCACTGCAACTTGTCTCGTGTCGTTTCTCCGTGGAGCAGCCGCTGTTCCGCCGCGTCGGTTCTGGTCCACCGCGCTCCAGCCCTCCTCTGCTCCAGCTCTGCCGCGCTCTACCCTCCTTTGTTCCAGTTCCGCCGCGTTCCACCCTCCACGGCTCTAGTTACGCGACGGTCCAGTCACCCCTTCTCTAGTTCTGCGACGGTCCAACCACTCCTTCTCCAGTTTCGCAACGATCCAGCCAACTCTTCTCCAGGAACCCTATATCTATACCTTCATCATATAACTGTTTCAATTTAGAAGATTCATATGCTTCACCTTTTTACTTCTGTTATGTTGTTGCTCTGTTGTAtttaatatttttggttttattgtgattttttattcttgaacttgTTAAGTTGATAATTTACTATATTATTGAGCTGTTGTtgtcttaatttgctaaattattAGGTTGCTGCGATTTAATTTGTTGGATTTTTCTATTCAAgttttgttgttgtttatttGATATACCTATTATTGTTTTTCAAATTATTGAGTTGctgtgtttttttttaaattgttaatttgttaattttttaaattgttattgTGATTCTTGGGATATAGattgcttttgtttttttgttattaGGTTGTTGGTTTTTTTTATTCGAATCTTGCTCTTGTTAATTCATTAAATTATTGTTATTGTGATTCTTGCTGTTGAGATTGTTCTTGCTAGTGAGTAATATTAATTTGGATTTGTTGAAATTTGTTAGACTATAACTATAGTTGGTGTGTTTATAATAGAGGAATAGAGAAAGGGGCAGCTAGCATTATTTCATTGATTGTTGTTTCAATTTTCCCTCTTTTCTGCTGCAAGAAGCTCATTCTCTCACTAATTCAACCTTCCTTCTTAATTGTTGTGAATTTGCTTGTTTTACTGATAGTTGAATTATTCACACTATATCTTATACTTtctctaatttaatataattgttgaGTTTGTCTGCATGGTTATATGATATcagtttatttatatttattattttattataaaacagtttTTCGATTCAACCACAATTAAATCGGTGTAATCTATAAACTAATAAATCAGTAATTAAAACGGTTCAATGATCGGTTCATTTTTCAGAACCTTAAAAATAATACACATCTATAACAAAAACTCTTATTAATAATAAAACCGATTATATGAATGAACTAATATTATCATATTGTAGTAATATCTATATGTTTAAATTNNNNNNNNNNNTAATTTATATTTAGTTGTCTATCATGAACAATTTTACCTTTTTAGTGTTCAAAAAGATATATGATATATTTTTGCTAGAAAAGTGAGGACAGTAATTCCAAAAGAAACTAAGATTCTTAATGTCTATGGTACTGAGTTTTGTGGATAAATTTCACCATATGGTTGTGTTCAACAAAGTCTCTTTGATTTATGATAGAGGAGTGTTAGGGAATCACCaagttttgtaagttgtaattattaattagttattattaatatttttaataatgtaaGATTACATCTAATTATAAAAGATTACttactttttttttgttggttaaatattagttatattttaataAACTGCTGGTCTATaaactttctcttttttatatatttatgatattttttatttgacatATATAGGCAAAATAAATTTCTTTGACGTTTTCTGAGTTAGTAATATGTGTGCTGAATGAAAATATTGTTTTTAATAGATCATCTGTGTTCTTATTATATTTATTGTTTTGCTTATACATTCCATTAGTTAACACTTGTTTAATTAGGTGAATAAAGAAGTTGTTTATGTTCAtcttcttcattttttcttttcaaaacttgCATTAATTGTGAATATTTGACGGTTTTCAAGGCTAGTATTGAAAAAAATTTCAGTTATAAATACTACGAAAAACAGAAcaaaaaaataagatagaagataatttttttggatattgTCTCTTAAATTATATTGAGAGaaaaattgttaaaaaatttgAGACAAATTCTATAAGTGATGtatttaaaaacttttaaaatttttgtactATCTTATATCAATTTTTTTACTGTATCTTCTAATTTAAATTGCTTTATTATTAGTATTAATttgttttaatatttattaattttaacaataattaataaatattaaataaaataaattcttatcatttttaactaatttttatatCCATATACAATCACCAAATTAGCATTATTCAACAGGAGAAATGCTATTATCTAGATATATTTTTCATGCCATACTGTTCGAAATAAAAGACCTTCAAAATTATCATCCATAAATGGTTATTTTATTATTGTAGCATATGGGTGTGGTTGAATATCAATTATTCGATACGGTTCGTGCatgtttttttgtatttttataattttcaaagCTCATAtcagaagaaattaaaaagatagaagACTAGGCTAGGGTTAGAATGAGTTGATCATATCAGGAAAAGTTGAATGCTCTCTTTATATAGTGTGAGGTGTGTGTTTTGCTCCGTAGTAAGCTCGTAAGAGTCGGGGCAAAGCAAGGCTCATTTGAGCCTAGTTAAAGTACTGTCTTCTTGCTCCCTTAGTTTCATTCGGAATAtatatttgttaattttttaaaataacagaTACCATTGagttgtaattaaaattagacaCGAAAGTagagtttttttgaaaaagaattatttgtaaaaaatatatttttttagaaaactaaTAATTATTATCTTTTTGAGTGAATTAACgtagaaaaataaattagaataattTTACTATTCTAATGTACGGTTAATCGGTTACCAGACGGGTTGTGGTTGTTTGTCGGGTGTAAGGTGGGTCCCAGCCTTGTCCTGGGTCCTGGGAATGAGGAGCGTGGACTGCTAACTTCCCGAGTTCTTCGCGAGTGAAGGGGGTTGCCACCTGCAAGgagactccgacgctcaagtcagtgggTGTGCAGGTGGTGAGGAGGAAAAGTTAAGGTGACGTACCTTGGAGAAGGGGTAGGACCCTCTCCATATATACTGTGTCAGAGGTGGGGTCTGCGTGAGCAGACCCACCTTCCGCGAAGCTTCCCCTTGCTAGCTATTACAAGGTGAGTTGGCTCCTAGGAGGGAAGGTGCTCGGGTTAAGGTCCAGGCATGTGGTGCCCTGCGGAGTGGTTGTCCAGACCCGACAAAGGCGCGTGCCGGTCGGGTCGGTCATAGGGCCATCTGGGCTGGGCCgcaacagtgcccccaacgcgccagTTAGGGCCGCGGGTTGCGAGCGCCGTAGGTGGTGCGTTCTGTTTCTCATTACCTGCGGTGCCGGTTGGTTGGTTTCTCGTGACAAGGACGCGTCTCTTGGGCGTGTGGGCTTCTTCGTTGCAGGGGTGCGCTGCTTCTCGCCTCGTTTCTTGTgctgagcatttaatgctcataatgagTTCAAAACCCCGAGTGCAATGACTGTTTTACCCCTGTCTTTCGCGCCTCTTCATGCGTTAGTTTTCCTTTCAGTTTCTTTCATACAGTTTCCATCTTCTACCATTGCGTTCCATTGCCACTCTCCTCCTTCGTTCCAAATTCACTACTGTAACCTTCCTTTCTCTTCCAAACTTCCCTTATCCTTTCGATTCCTTCACACCAACGCAACTGATCAGGTATGTTCTATTTCTTCCCTCTCAACTTGTTCAATTTTACTTTACAGTTATTTGCCATTTCTGTGTGTGTGTTGTTGTTCTTTTGGGTTGGATTGCGTATCGAACACTGTTagcattaggtagatgcattagGGGGTTACCATTCCAGGACGTTGGTTGTTTAGGCCCTGTTTTGACTAGGTTTAGGCTTAACTTGACCATAAGCTTTTGATAGACAGACTGTAGCTTTCTGGTATTGATGCCGATCTCCCGATCTCTTAGACTAACTGagtggtgcccccactgtaggtatggcccAGCGTCCTACGGCCTTGCGTCCTGTTGTACGGGCTCCCGTTGAAAGAGCACCTTATGACCGGTATGCCTGGGTGACTTCAGACGTGAAGAATTCCCCCAACCAGATGGATCTAGAGGAGCTCACCGAGTTCTGACAAGCCGACTATTTGTGTGGTGGGACCGACGAGGAGTCCTACTATGaggttgttgagttaagaaattaactaacataattgatgatgacaaacattagatTATTGGGCTAATTACCCAATTAGTTTGATTATTTTGGTTGAGTGATGCAGACCAAAAATCAATATATAGCTGCAGCCCAAATAAATGGAACAAAAATATGAAGCTTTCATAGTGTGCTAAACTTACAAATAAAGCCCAAATTAATTTAGAACAAAGAAAGAATATTGCAGCAGCCCAATAGAAAGAAAATTAAACCAGAAATAAAGTGGGCTACAAAGCACTAAAAGCCCAAGGTTGTTAAGCAATAGAATCAGTTGGGTTAAATGGAAACATATCTAACCCAAGTCCAAGTTGACTCCATCAAGCTTCTCATCCAAGATTGAAGACTTCCCTCTCTCTTATTGCTTCGGTCagcaacaaaacaaaagaaagagagcTGTGTTCCTCCTGCTACTTTTattagagaagaaagaaagagaaagcttaATCATAAAGTAAAGATCTAATCACCCACGTCAATCCATATTAAACTGAGTCAGAAATTAAAAGGtgatttattttcattatttcatTTGCATGCAACTTACTTTCTTCACTTCATCTCAAATCTTCTGCTTTACCATTTTTGGATAAATGGAAAAAGTGTTCTCTGATAAACACTGCTGTGAATCTATGGTCAAAAGTGTGTCTTAGGGACCAAGTAGTGTTTCAATGGCTaagatctgggtttaccattgagGATATCTATTTTCTGCTTTcctatggctttcggtcaacaagAGAAGGTCAGAGCAAAGTTTCTATCCTGAGGATTAATGGGAAAAAGTGGATGGTGTGTTGGTGAAGCACAAGGCTCAATAAGTTGACCTAGAGAGAacaacccagcaacatgcaaggagataaaagaagattttCTCTTTATTCAGAATCAAGGAGAAATAACCAGTGTTCTTGAGGTTTATGTTCTGAAAAGTCATCTCTGAGagagttcatcaacttggacagtgctttctttcaaagaggcattccgccagaatgaagaacgaaatcaGAGAGGTGCAAATTTGGTTTATCACATAACAAAGAGGTTGTTgaagaagtcaatctccttcatgttttacagattgtaatttacttttctatgtttatctttctgtaattttttgagtgaaaaggcatattgagagagctcaagtaaaagccaatgagtggaaagaggctgagtgatacacttgagagaaaagcctagagttatttcagatttttttaggtaagtctgtgtcttgtatcttgtacctgtgaggtatctcTTTCTTAGTTGgattagcactaagagtgaagagttaagtattagcatagccaaagtcaagttaggttagaacttgagtgtaaATGGATTGTGTCAAttctgtggaattggtgtatgtaatactttaactatagtggaaattctaccactgttgtggtggagactggatgtaggttgcatagcacaaggcaaccaaaccaggatacatgatcgtgtcagcttttctcttctctgctctgtcttgtttctgatattcatgagacaaaatgaaattgtctcataaattttctgctgctgagttcaaacagattcagattGCAAGTTTGTTTTAAAGGGTTAAGTTTATTAAcgtaaaagaaggtcatagattcaaccccccttctctaagccttctataACCTTCAGAGGTCTTTGTCCTTGCCCCACACGAGCGAATCTATCAACTAAACCTGCATGCCCCTTGAATTGCCGATTGGATATGGTTCTATAAGGCAATGTTTACTCAAGTGGGAGTTCGCATCCCCTTTCCCCCCTTTCAAATGCGCTACTCAATCGGTGTGACGTAGTGCCGTCTCAGTTGCATCCGAATAGCTGGGCTTCGATCCGCTGCTTTGAGATGGTTTGTAAATATCTGGAGCTGCTGGTCTCCGTTGAAgtgtttttgtttctttttacttTGACGAACCCCTCTAAAGAGGGGAAGGCGAAGAAGGGCTTTATGTCTTTCCGATTTGCCCAGGGTTGGaggattttttgtttgtttgaggACTCCTACCATGGGTTTAAAGATAAGTATTTCAAGGTTCATCCAATGGAGGGCCATCACCCGTTTTGGCTGACGTTGGAGGGAGAGCGTCGCATCCCGACCTATTGGAGTTTCAGGGCGGGGGCCAACGCCTTTACCAAAGTTACATACAAAGGGTTATCCTCAGAGAATAAAAGGGTTGCCGACGTCTTATTGGCTGTATTTGGGAAGAATAACATTAATCCCCATCTTCTTATGGGTGATCAGGATGTAGCTAGGAATTATATACGTGAGTAGTTTTTTTTTAACTAACGAGCTCCCGTGTACTGTACCAGTGTCGATGGCTGGCGAGCAAGTTGGCCTTGAAGATTTGTTTAACACCTTCTTTGCTGACGACAGCGACGAAGAACCGGCCCCCGAAAACTAGGCCACAAATAATCAAGAGAATCCTTCTCAGAATACCGTAGAGGCCAGAGCTCAGACCCAACCTTCCCATGGTGAGATAATCAGGACTAGTGGTGGCCCAGAACCTCAGCCGGAGATCGAGGTGGAGAACCCGGATGTGATGATAGTGGACAATCTCAGAAAAAGGAAACCGTCTTCTAGCCCGGAGGGAACTCTCACCGTGATGGAGAAGAAGTTTGATGCCAGAAACTTTATCGATTCCCAACTGCTCTCGGGCACAGAGGACTTCTTCCATGGTGAAGATCTTCCTGTGCAGGCGAGATGGATGTATCGCACGTTGCTCCGAGGAGCCACTATAGCGAGGAAGGCGGAGTTTGCTTTGGCGGGGACGTATTCTTTGAAGAATAGGCTTGAATCCTCTGTCCAAGCAAATAACAAATACAAAGCTGAAGTAGAATCACTCCGGAAGCAACTGGCTACTGCTGCAGAGAAGGTCAAGACTTCTGATGCCGTCGTTGCGCGGCTTACCGAGAGGGAGATGACTCTGGAGAGTCAGCTCAACTCCGCTCAGGGCAAGGTAAAAGAAGTCGAAAAAGAGCATGATAAAGCCCTGGCCTCGGCGACTGTGGCTAAGGATGAGGTGaccaaattaaagagaaagtacAAAGAGACCGTGAAGCAAGGGAAGAATACCATCTTGATGACTGACGAGGCCCTCAAGGCTCAAGTGAAGCTGTTGGCTCCCGACTTCGACACCTCAGCTGTTGGCGTCTTCTAGACCATCAAGAATGGCAAGATTGTCGACATCCCGAAGAAGTGATTTGGTCTTGCCTTTGTACTTTGTTTTTTGTAATatgtaaattttatatatttttggcTAGTTTGACTGCCGTTTTTTGGTGTATGTGTGACAAGGTAGTTGTGGTGAACTTGGTTGCTGTTTTTGGCATATATGTAACTAATTGCTTGTCTACCGCCACTGTTTCTTACTGTTTTACTGGTAGCTAAACATCTTGCGACCCGTTGCTTTTAATATTTTGGGTTAcaggggtgatcagtcccggtgTACCATTTCTATTTCGCTTATTGATCGTGCAAAAAGATTACGATGAGTTTCAAATACAATGAACGAGGCATGATAATGATAAAGTTGAATAATATAAATGCAGGGTAAAAAAGATAGCATAATCAATAACTATAAGTCAAATGATCCCGTATACAGCAATATAAATCTTACTCGCCTGGTCGAACCGGTAGGACGTTTACTCGTCTAGCATGCCTCGGCTGCTAGGGATAGAATCTTCTTAGGTTAACCGCGTTCCATGTCCTGGGTATTTCTTTGCCATCAAGCTGTTCCAATTTGTATGCGCCGCTGCCGAGCACTTCGTTCACCCTGTAAGGGCCTTCCCAatttgccgccagctttccttGCCCTGTTGTCGGTAGCCCGATATCATTGCGCCTTAGGACCAGGTCATCCCGTTCGAACTCTCTCTTGAGCACCTTGGCATTGTAGCGCAGGGTCATTCTTTGCTTTAGCTCAGTTTCTAATAAATGGGCCATCTCCCTGGCTTCATCCAAAAAGTCCTTTTCCACAGCCTCTCCAACTCCTCCTAAGAGTAGTCGTGGGCTCAGCTCACTGATTTCCACGGTATTATTGCATATACCCCATACGTGAGCCGGAAAGGCGTTTTCCCGGTGGCCGACTGTTGAGTTGTACGGTAGGACCAAAGAACTGAGGCCAGTTCGTCTGCCCACGCTCCCTTCTTCTGGTTGAGTCGCTTCTTGAGGCCCTGCAAGATGACCTTGTTCGCAACTTCAACTTGTCTGTTGGTTTGGGGATGTTCAACTGACAAGAACTTTTGCTTTATGCCCAAACCGGCAAGGAATTCTCCGAATTTTTTATCAGTTTATTTTGTCCCGTTATCCGAGATAACGGCTTTCGGGATGCCGAATCTTGCTATTACCTGCCTCCATATGAACTTCCGACAATTTTTTGAGGATATGCTGGCCTATGGCTCgacttctatccactttgtataATAATTAATCGCCACTATCAGGTACTTGACTTGCCCTGGTCCGATCGGGAAGGGTCCCAGAAGATCGATTCCCCATTGTGAGAAAGGTTGGGAAGTCGTTAGGAGGCTAAGTTCAGTTGCTGGCGCTTTGTTGAAGTTGGAATTTTTCTGGCATCTCTTACACCTTCTCACGAACTCCTTAGAATCCGCCATCATAGAGGGCAAGTAATACCCGGCTCTGATGAGCTTCCTAGCTAAGGCCTTCCCTCCGATGTGGTGACCGCAGCATCCTTCGTGGACTTCCCAGAGGACGTACTCCGTAACTCCATTTGGTCGGGACGTAGGCATTTCAGCAGTGGTTGACTAAGCCCTTTTTTAAACAATTGGCCCTGTATGATTGCATACTTGGCCGCTTCTCGCCTTATTGTTTTGGCCACCTTCTCATCGCTGGGGAGCCTGGCCTTTTCCAGGAAATCGATGATCGGGTACATCCAAGAGGGATCTGACCGGGTTAGATGTAAAGCCACTGCTGGTTCTTTTATCAAACCCTGAATGAGAGACCGGTTACCAGTCCCTGGTTTTGTGCTCGCTAGCTTGGacaggaggtctgcccgtgtgttcctttctctcggAACGTGTTGGACCGTGACCTCCTCAAATTGCTTGCTCAACTCTTTGACTTTCTCCAGATACTTCTGTAACAGTGAGTCTCTAGCTTGGTAGGTCCCATTGATCTGAGAAGTTACGACCTGCGAGTTGCTACATACTTCCAGTCTGGTGGCTCCGACCTCTCTTGCTAAAGCTAGGCTGCCCAGCAGGGCCTCATATTCTACTTGATTGTTTGACACCGGGAAATCAAATTTGACTGACTGCTCATATACAACTCCAGTTGGGTTTTCTAAGATGATTCCTGCTCCTCCGAATGTTTGGTTGGATGCTCCGTCaacatggagcttccaccgtgtgctcGGTGTCCCGGCAGGGTCCCCTGTCACCTCTACCAGAAAATCAGCCATGACTTGAGCTTTGATCGCGTGCCTGGATTCATACTGTAAGTCATATTGGGAGAGTTCAACAGCCCAAGTCATCATTCTACCTGCCAGGTCGGGTTTCTGGAGTACTTGTCGGATTGCCTGATCCGTCCTGACGATTACTTGGTGTCCTTGAAAGTACTGCCGCAACCTGCGCGACGAGGTCAGGAGCGCATATGCCACTCGCACCAAGACCGCCGCCAAGGCCTCGTCGGTTACTGCCAAGTACAAGTACAACGCTTCTCCATTCTTAGGCCTCGCGAGGACGGGTGGTGCCGAGATTATCTCTTTGAATTGCATGAAAGCCTCTTCACATACCGGGGTCCACTCGAACGCGATTCCCTTCTTCATTAGGTTAAAGAAAGGCAGAGCTTTTGCTGCCGACGCGCCGAGGAAGCGGGATAGCGTGGTGAGTCTGCCCGCTAACCTTTGGACATCTTTCACGCTTCCCGGGCTCTTCATCTGTAGGATTGCTTCACACTTTTTTGGGTTGGCCTCCACCcccctttgggttatcatgaacccCAAGAATTTACCGGCTTCGACAGCGAAGGCACACTTCAGCGGATTGAGCCTCATTTTGTGTTGACGAAGAGAGGTGAAGACGTTTTCTAGCTCACTTATGAGGTCCTCGGCCCTGGCGGTCTTGACCAAGATATCGTCTACGTATACCTCTACCGTTTTGCCGATGAGGTCTCTGAAGGCTTTGTTCATCAGCTTTTGGTATGTGGTCCCCGCATTCTTCAGTCCGAACGGCATCACCTTGTAGCAGTATGTCCCTCCTGGCGTTGTGAATGCCGTTTTCTCTTCATCTAGCCGGTGTATCGATAtctgattatacccagaataggcatccatgaGGGAGTAATCCACGTCAACAAGAGCTGATGTTGGGTAGGGGAAAGGAATTCTTGGGACATGCTTTGTTAAGGTCGGAGTAAtccacgcacattctccatttccCATTGGGCTTTTTAACCAAGACCACGTTTGTCAGCCAAGCCGAGTAGTCCAGTTCCCGAATGAAGCCCGCTTTTAGTAGGCTAGCCGTCTGTTTGGCCACCTCTTCCGCCCTTTCTTGGgacatttttctccttctttagGCCACTGGCTTTGCCTCCGGTCTCACGGCCAGCTGATATGACATGAATTGGGGGTCTATACCCGGCATGTCGGCTGGAGTCCAGGCAAACAAGTCGCCGTTGGATCTGATAATCTCTATCAGGGGTTCTTTCAAGTCATGGGGTAGATTTCTATTTACAAAGGTTAATTTCTCATCAGAGTCGCCGACACTAAACTTTTCGAGGACCCCCTCTGGTTTCGGCCTGGGTTTGTCATC contains the following coding sequences:
- the LOC107633136 gene encoding uncharacterized protein LOC107633136; protein product: MGNGECAWITPTLTKHVPRIPFPYPTSALVDVDYSLMDAYSGYNQISIHRLDEEKTAFTTPGGTYCYKVMPFGLKNAGTTYQKLMNKAFRDLIGKTVEVYVDDILVKTARAEDLISELENVFTSLRQHKMRLNPLKCAFAVEAGKFLGFMITQRGVEANPKKCEAILQMKSPGSVKDVQRLAGRLTTLSRFLGASAAKALPFFNLMKKGIAFEWTPVCEEAFMQFKEIISAPPVLARPKNGEALYLYLAVTDEALAAVLVRVAYALLTSSRRLRQYFQGHQVIVRTDQAIRQVLQKPDLAGRMMTWAVELSQYDLQYESRHAIKAQVMADFLVEVTGDPAGTPSTRWKLHVDGASNQTFGGAGIILENPTGVVYEQSVKFDFPVSNNQVEYEALLGSLALAREVGATRLEVCSNSQVVTSQINGTYQARDSLLQKYLEKVKELSKQFEEVTVQHVPRERNTRADLLSKLASTKPGTGNRSLIQGLIKEPAVALHLTRSDPSWMYPIIDFLEKARLPSDEKVAKTIRREAAKYAIIQGQLFKKGLSQPLLKCLRPDQMELRSTSSGKSTKDAAVTTSEGRP